The nucleotide window ACTGTAACTATGCCTTAGCAGGGCAGGCCTGCGACTACTATTCACTATTCACTGCCTTCATTTCGGATATCGGATTTCGGAGAAATACAATCCACAATCCTCATTTCGGATTTGCGATTGTCCCTCCACTGTCGGGATTAAACCTTACGGATTTCGGCTTGAATCTCAGGAGAAAGTTTTAAAAGAGAAATCGTGCGATGCAAGGTCTGTATTGACTTTCCGGAGATTTCGATAATTGCCCCAACCGTTGGGGCAATTTTATCAGACAGGTCATCAGGCTTCAGCTTGTAGCGTATCAGCTCACTCATAACCCCCTGCGCATCATACCCCTTATCGGGATGTTTCGCCTGAATGAATGCCAATATCCCCTTTGGCTTGGTCCATGGGGTTTAAGTCTTCTCTCTGAAGGTTCTCTGTCAACTGCAAGGCAATAGTCTCACCTGATTCCTTACCCGCTTCTATGATCCGCACCGGTACTAATTCAAGTTTGAGTTGCCGGGCTGCTTCCAGGCGCCTCTCCCCGCAGATGAGTGTGTATAAGTCGCCTTCTCCTTTTGTTACAAGGAGAGGTTCTAAGATGCCCCTGTCTTTGATTGATTGCA belongs to Pseudomonadota bacterium and includes:
- a CDS encoding ParB/RepB/Spo0J family partition protein, which codes for MATKKTSVNPEFLYIPIGNIVVLEQVRSNINIEADSFKSLMQSIKDRGILEPLLVTKGEGDLYTLICGERRLEAARQLKLELVPVRIIEAGKESGETIALQLTENLQREDLNPMDQAKGDIGIHSGETSR